Genomic DNA from Methanobacterium alcaliphilum:
AGATCTACACGCGTAAGATCGTCGGCAGCGTCAGATGTGTATAAGAGACAGATTTAAAAGGTTTAACTTGATTTAAACATTATGGGTTGATTTATATTATTTTTTGAACTATTATTATAAATTAAACTTATTTCAATAGAAAAATTAATTATATATAATAACATATCCACTAAAATAATCATATCTAAAATTTGAAAATTAATCCTATTTTAATTTGAAACTTAAATTAAGTAAAGTTATTTAACTTATCATTATTTTAAAGTGTTTATACATGAATAATTATGGGATGGTGTTCTTATGAAAGCTTTATTTGTTATCACTGGGCGGGGAATGGGTGGTGACGCTGTCACTGCACTTAACATTGCTCGAGCATTATCTAAAAAGGGTGTTGAGTGCGAATTTGCTCTTGATCATACAGCTCCGGGTCTTTTATTAAAAAAAGAAGATATTCATTGGCATAAAATAAGCATCCCTCAGGCAGGAGGTCACGCTGCTACAAAAATAGCTCTAGCAAAAGCAGGCGTTAAAACAACTCGTGCTGCACTGGAAGCAGTTAAACTCATAAAAAATCAAAAACCAGATGTTTTAATAGGAGTAATTGGTGGAGGTGCTGTTGTAGGATGCTTATCTGCAAAAATAGCTAAAGTACCTGCAGTGGGCATACTTATAACTCCTATGGATGCTAAAGTCTGCACTAAACTTAATTCCAATATTGTTTTACCTGAATCTAATTTATATCAACAGGATTTAGATAATGAAAGACTGCACAAGGCATATTCGCCCATTAATCCTGAAGTAATTAAAGGAAATAAAAATAAAGCCCTTGAAAAAATGCCAGATTCATTTAATCCTCAAAAAACCACACTACTTTTTTCTTCAGGATCTTCTCTCTTTGAAAAGACTGCGCAAGCAGTTAGAGATATTGCATTAAGTAATATTGATGCTAATATTTTGGTAGTGGGACATCCTTTAAAAGAGGAATACTTGGAATATTTGGAAAATGAGAATATTATTAACCTGGGTTATGTGGATTGGATTCAGGATCTTTATAGTCTGGCAGATGTAGCCGTACTTACTGATGACGGAGTAATGATCCACGAAGCAATAGCTTGTAAGACGCCAATTGTGGCACTTACTGGCGTAAAATATGGGAGATATCATAATATGGCCGCGGTTTTTCCAGGTGCTGTGATGGAAAGTTCTCTGGAAAACTTAAAAGAAACTCTTTTAAATGCCTTAGATAATTTGAACCGCATTAAAGAAGAAGCTCAAAGATATGGTGGTGATGTTTTAAATTCTGCAGATAAAATTGCAGATATAATTATAAATGAGGCTAAAAAAGGAAGATGATATTTCTCTTTATTAATATCTATTTGTTCTATTCAATACTTTGAAAAAAACCTCATTAACTTATACAGAGAATCGGTTGAAGGATGGGTTTCTACAAATTTTTCAAAGTCGTATGTCTTTTTATCTAGTCGGGATAGCAGGGAAATATAAGCCAGATTATTCCGGGCAGAGGGGGAGATGGACAACACACTTTCAATATCCCCTGTTTCTAAATCTACTCCTAGCTCACTAAATCCAGTATGGCCACTTAACACTCTCCAAAACGAACCAGGACCTGCAGAACCTGGTATATGTCCATTAGTAACAGATTTAGGTCTGCTTTTTGAAGATTTACTATTTGATAATGGTAAAGAAGGCCCATCTTCTAAAAATGCTACATCATAATTAAGTGAGATGGAATGGGGTATGCTTTTATAGTTTATGTGGGTTTCAATTCCGGCAGCATTTCTAGCAGCAGTTACACCTTCCATTCTTCCTACGGGAGTAGTTCCAATGCTGCCAATCACATCTCCTGCAGCATAGATTCCCGGATGCGATGTTTCCATTTTATCGTTTACTAATATTTGCCCACGAGGACCGGTTTTTAATATATCCTTAACTATTTCAGAATTAGGTATCGTTCCGGTTGCTAAAAATACAAGTCCTTCTATTTTACCCTCGCTGGTAAGGGCATGATCTTCTTTAATTTCATGAATAGTTATGTTTTTATGGATATGGACATTTTTTAAAAGATATTCTGCAATATAATCGCTAATTTCACTTTTCAAGATACCTAAAAAATTGTTTCTACATAAAACATGGACTTCGCTACC
This window encodes:
- a CDS encoding glycosyltransferase; this translates as MKALFVITGRGMGGDAVTALNIARALSKKGVECEFALDHTAPGLLLKKEDIHWHKISIPQAGGHAATKIALAKAGVKTTRAALEAVKLIKNQKPDVLIGVIGGGAVVGCLSAKIAKVPAVGILITPMDAKVCTKLNSNIVLPESNLYQQDLDNERLHKAYSPINPEVIKGNKNKALEKMPDSFNPQKTTLLFSSGSSLFEKTAQAVRDIALSNIDANILVVGHPLKEEYLEYLENENIINLGYVDWIQDLYSLADVAVLTDDGVMIHEAIACKTPIVALTGVKYGRYHNMAAVFPGAVMESSLENLKETLLNALDNLNRIKEEAQRYGGDVLNSADKIADIIINEAKKGR
- a CDS encoding FAD-dependent oxidoreductase, with the protein product MKVIVIGGGPAGRAAALELASLDNEVTLIEKNRIGGTCLNEGCMVICGLNDISRFLNDAKNLQANEIMNIQCDFNYSDIANGIKETLNKIRHVTEKETVEAGIKLIYSEATISDKLVNLNKKTLEYDKLIIATGGRPFIPPIKGIEHTINYKNLLNIKELPESLIIVGSGVIAAEIANIFSSMGSEVHVLCRNNFLGILKSEISDYIAEYLLKNVHIHKNITIHEIKEDHALTSEGKIEGLVFLATGTIPNSEIVKDILKTGPRGQILVNDKMETSHPGIYAAGDVIGSIGTTPVGRMEGVTAARNAAGIETHINYKSIPHSISLNYDVAFLEDGPSLPLSNSKSSKSRPKSVTNGHIPGSAGPGSFWRVLSGHTGFSELGVDLETGDIESVLSISPSARNNLAYISLLSRLDKKTYDFEKFVETHPSTDSLYKLMRFFSKY